From a single Myxococcota bacterium genomic region:
- a CDS encoding acyl-CoA dehydrogenase family protein — protein MATDAQRVLDAARDLAPRLAARAGEIDAARRLPPDLVKELKSAGFFRMLVPRSHGGLELEYPATIDVLAQLAAGDGATGWTVMIGAESPQLLALLPPASFDALYADGPDVIIAGAFAPQGRATPVAGGVRVTGRWGFASGCQHADWLFGHCVVDDGAEPRTLRCALARASDWTIHDTWHTSGLRGTGSHDIEAADLFVPSERVFQLFGGAPTLPGPIFQGALPQAVLHIAAVALGIGEGALADLVAFAGTKKQRLYAKTTLPESPLFQYRLGHAHADLAAARALLRERAAELWAHAQAGAIPLLFGLAAIEAAAWIVERAGAVVDACYLAGGGSALYESSPLQRRLRDIRTLSQHASIQEGVFSSAGAALLGLPGSFGL, from the coding sequence GTGGCGACCGATGCCCAGCGCGTGCTCGACGCCGCCCGCGACCTCGCGCCGCGGCTGGCGGCGCGCGCGGGCGAGATCGACGCCGCCCGCCGGCTGCCGCCCGACCTGGTGAAGGAGCTGAAGAGCGCCGGCTTCTTCCGCATGCTCGTCCCGCGCAGTCACGGCGGGCTCGAGCTCGAGTATCCCGCCACGATCGACGTGCTGGCGCAGCTCGCGGCCGGCGACGGGGCGACCGGCTGGACGGTGATGATCGGCGCCGAGTCACCCCAGCTCTTGGCGCTCCTGCCGCCCGCGAGCTTCGACGCGCTCTACGCCGACGGCCCGGACGTGATCATCGCGGGCGCGTTCGCGCCCCAAGGCCGCGCCACGCCGGTGGCCGGCGGCGTGCGAGTCACCGGCCGCTGGGGCTTTGCCAGTGGCTGCCAGCACGCCGACTGGCTGTTCGGCCACTGCGTGGTCGACGACGGCGCCGAGCCGCGCACGCTGCGCTGCGCGCTCGCGCGCGCCAGTGACTGGACGATCCACGACACCTGGCACACCTCGGGCCTGCGCGGCACCGGCAGTCACGACATCGAGGCGGCGGACCTGTTTGTGCCCTCCGAGCGCGTGTTCCAGCTGTTCGGCGGCGCGCCGACGCTGCCGGGCCCGATCTTCCAGGGCGCGCTGCCGCAGGCCGTGCTGCACATCGCCGCGGTCGCGCTGGGCATCGGCGAGGGCGCGCTCGCCGATCTGGTCGCCTTCGCCGGCACCAAGAAGCAGCGCCTGTACGCGAAGACCACGCTGCCCGAGTCACCGCTGTTCCAGTACCGGCTCGGCCACGCGCACGCGGATCTCGCGGCGGCGCGGGCGCTCCTGCGCGAGCGCGCCGCCGAGCTCTGGGCGCACGCGCAGGCGGGCGCGATTCCGCTGTTGTTCGGCCTGGCGGCGATCGAGGCCGCGGCCTGGATCGTCGAGCGCGCAGGAGCCGTGGTCGACGCCTGCTACCTGGCGGGCGGCGGCTCGGCGCTCTACGAGTCGTCGCCGCTGCAGCGGCGGCTGCGCGACATCCGCACGCTGAGTCAGCACGCTTCGATCCAGGAGGGCGTCTTCTCCAGCGCCGGGGCCGCGCTGCTCGGGCTTCCGGGCAGCTTCGGTCTCTGA